The sequence TACCACCAATAAAGCCTAGAACACGCGGCGTGTCTTTAATTAAGTGCCATGCAGCCTCGGTCATATCAACCTGAACCAATACATAGCCTGGGAAAAATTTGCGCTCGCTTTTTCTTTTCTGGCCATTTCTCATTTCAACAACTTCTTCAGTTGGAACGAGAATATCACCAAACACATCTTCCATTTCAGCGAACTTAATGCGCTCAAGCAAATGGCGCATTACTTGTTTTTCATAGCCTGAATAGGCGTGAACGACATACCAACGCTTAGCCACAGAGCACCCTTAACCTACAATCAATGAGACAAGCCAGCCAAGGAGGGTATCGAGCCCCCAAAGCAAGAGCGCCATTATTAAAACAACAACAACAACAATCAGCGTTGTCTGCGTGGTTTCTTGCCTGTTCGGCCAAACAACTTTACGTATTTCAGCACGCGACTCTTTAGCTAAAGTGAGCAAAGCCTGTCCCTTTGCTGTTTTTGTCGCAACAAAAAACGCTACAGCACCGAGAGCAACTAGACCTAAAACGCGATATAGAATTGATTCAGAGGCAAAATATTGATTACCTACAACACCAATTGCAACTAGCGCTATAACAATCAACCATTTTACAGAATCTAAACGATTTGCTTTGGATTCAGTTTTTGCATTCATTACTTAGAATCCTAAATTGGAATGCCAGCTAATTTAAAAGCTGGCAGGCCAGGAGGGAATCGAACCCCCAACCTACGGTTTTGGAGACCGTCGCTCTGCCAATTGAGCTACTGGCCTAGAACATTGCTAGGCCGGCTATTATGCCGACCTAGATCAATAAGTTCAAGCCTTATGCAATAATTTTTGCTACAACACCAGCACCAACGGTACGACCACCTTCGCGAATCGCGAAACGCAGACCGTCTTCCATTGCGATAGGCGCAATCAGAGTAACGTCTAACTTAACGTTATCACCTGGCATTACCATCTCGATACCTTCTGGCAACTCACAGCTTCCTGTGACGTCAGTGGTACGGAAGTAGAACTGTGGACGGTAGCCTTTGAAGAAAGGAGTGTGACGTCCGCCTTCTTCTTTTGACAACACGTACACTTCTGCTTCAAACGTTGTGTGCGGCTTGATTGAACCAGGCTTGGCCAATACTTGACCACGCTCGATATCTTCACGCTTAGTACCACGCAACAGAACACCAACGTTCTCACCTGCGCGACCTTCGTCAAGCAGCTTACGGAACATTTCAACACCCGTACAGGTGGTCTTTACAGTGTCACGGATACCAACGATTTCAACTTCTTCACCAACTTTAACGATACCACGCTCAACACGACCTGTTACTACAGTACCGCGACCTGAGATGGAGAACACGTCTTCAATTGGCAGCAAGAATGGTAGATCAACAGCACGTACTGGCTCTGGGATGTAAGAGTCTAAAGTCTCTACCAGAGTTTTTACTGCAGTTGTTCCTAAACCATTGTCGTCACGACCTTCCAATGCCATCAACGCTGAACCCGTAATGATCGGAGTGTCATCACCTGGGAAATCGTACATGCTGAGAAGCTCACGCACTTCCATTTCAACCAGCTCTAACAACTCTTCGTCATCAACCATGTCTGCTTTGTTCAGGAACACAACGATGTACGGAACACCAACCTGACGCGACAGAAGGATGTGCTCACGCGTTTGCGGCATAGGGCCGTCAGCTGCTGAACAAACAAGAATAGCGCCGTCCATCTGGGCAGCACCAGTGATCATGTTTTTAACGTAGTCAGCGTGACCCGGGCAGTCAACGTGCGCGTAGTGACGGTTCGGTGAATCGTACTCTACGTGTGACGTGTTAATAGTGATACCACGTGCTTTTTCTTCAGGTGCGTTATCGATCTGGTCGTAACCTTTCGAAGTACCTGTACCGCCGAATACTTCAGCGCAAACACGAGTCAGTGCAGCTGTCAGTGTGGTTTTACCATGGTCAACGTGACCAATGGTACCAACGTTCAGGTGCGGTTTATTACGTTCAAATTTTTCCTTAGCCATTGCTACCACCCTCTGATTAAGCGCACTTACTTAGTAAACACATACAAGAAAGGCAGATATGTGAATATCTGCCTTTATTTACACAATGGAGCTCATGAGCGGAGTTGAACCGCTGACCTCACCCTTACCAAGGGTGTGCTCTACCAACTGAGCTACATGAGCGAATCATTGCAAAAGCAATTGGAGCGGGTAGCGGGAATCGAACCCGCATCATCAGCTTGGAAGGCTGAGGTTCTACCACTAAACTATACCCGCATTGCATTTGCTTGAAATATGGTGGAGGGAGAAGGATTCGAACCTTCGAAGTCGTAGACGTCAGATTTACAGTCTGATCCCTTTGGCCGCTCGGGAACCCCTCCTTAAGCGAGGCGATATCATCCTCCATACCGACTTCCTTGTCAAGCCCAATTAAACGCATTTATAGGCTTTACGTAAAAAACTCTATACTTTCCCTTTATAGTCTTAACTTTTCGTACGGCATGAACAAGTGCTGCATACCTGCAAAATCCTCTACTAGCTGCTTTAGTAGCGCCTGATCGACAAGGCGACGCGCACTTGACTCAATAACAACCCAATATAATCGCTGCGACCTTTCTACCGATTTTATTGATGGCTCATACCCAGCAGCGCTCATGCGCTCGGCAACGCCCTGCGCAGAATCCTCTCGCGCAAACATGCCCAACGAAACCCCATTATTTAACTCACCTGTAGTGATGAGGTAGCCGTCGATCTTGCGCGCTTGCAGCTCCTTAAGCTGCCTTACAGCAGCCTGCCTTGATGGTAGCGGCTGTAAATAAACCCAATATTCGATATCAACCTTACTATCTATTTCTGTTACTTGGGAATCAATATCTAAGCTTAACAGTCGTTGCTGCAAACGTTGCGCCTGATAATTATCACTGAAGCCACCTAAAAGCATTACTTCACTTTTTTTAAAATCTTCTTGCATTGCTTTGCTTTCTAAATCCACAGCCTCACTAAGCAACTTAACTTGACCGGAATAGGCAGGCTTTTGCCCTCTCACCCCTTGCAACGCCTGCTCACTGCTCCCTATTGCCTGATGGTTCCACAAAAAATAAAACGCATTTATTATAATTAGACCTAAAAACAACCAGCGCATTGTCTTACTCCTTTGCAGCATAAGGGCAAACAATAGCTAATCCTACGAATACTAAATCCTCTTCTAGGACAGCAGCATCCGTGACGCTATTAACTAAAGCACTGTCCCCACCTGTGCAAAGCACAGAGAACGATGAACCCAGTGCCACTTGAGCTAACTCCAGCTGCTCGCCTATGAAACCACGGAACATCGCCCCAACCCCCGCAATCACAGCTGCTTGTGTATTATTGCCCAGCAACATCTTATCATCATAAACAGTAACATCCGCCTCAACTGGTAACTGAGTACCACGCCAAAGCATAGTGCTCAACATTTTAAAACCAGGCGCAATACAGCCGCCCATGTGGCTGCCATCTGCAGATATGAAATCCACCGTAATCGCCGTTCCACAATCAATGACGACGCATGCATGCTTTACTTTTGTATAGGCCGCAACAATTGCAAGCCAACGATCAACCCCTAATTTTTTTGCTTGTAAGTAACCATTCGTCACACCAGCTGTGTATTCTAAAGACTGTGCATATTCTATTTCCACACCATAATTATTCTGTATTAATGAGGACATTTGCTCATTTTCTTTCACTGTGCGCACTGAGCACGCACGACAAAATTCAACCTCTAAACACCCCGCCATTTGCAGCGAAGGTAGCAGCTCCTGTAAATCTATTACTGCTCCTCTGCTAATACACCCTAATGATTTAGCATCCAGCAACCGCCACTTAAGCCGAGTATTACCATAGTCAATTTCAAGTATCATGCTGCAACCTAAGACTGAGCTCACCACCCAAATAATTAACCTCTTGGCCGTCTACAACCAGACAGATTTCGCCCTTATCACCAACACCAACGACCACCCCTGAGACAAAATCATTACCTGTTTGCAAAATAGCATTACGACCCTGCCACGCATGAGCAGAAAGCCATTCAGCACGCATACTGCTAAAGCCATATTTTTTTTGCTTTTCAAGGTAGCTGTCTAACTCTTCCAAAACAATTTTAGCGAATAATTGACGGTCAATATTTTCTCCCGCTTCCTTTCTAAGCGAGGTCCATTCCTGATCAATGCATCCAAAAGACTCAAACATATTTAAATTAACACCGATACCAATTACCACATGGCACAGTTCTACTGGATCACCAATCAACTCAAGCAAAATGCCAGCGACTTTGCGTTCATTTATCAAAATATCATTCGGCCACTTTAACTGCGCCTCAATACTGCTGATACGTTTTATTGCTTTACGCACAGCAAGTCCTACAACCAAGCTCAAACCATCAATTTGCCCAAGCCCTTCAGTGATCGGCCAAGCAAAAGACAAATATAAATTTTGCGCAAAAGGGCTAACCCACTCCCTTCCTCGCCGCCCCTTTCCTTGCGTCTGATGCTCAGAAAGGACAGCCAAAGGGGCATTGCAACTAGATAGCAACTGCTTCGCTTGATCATTAGTAGAGCCTATAGACTCATAAACAAATATTGGCAGGGTGGGAAACGAAAACTGGAGAATATCTTGTCTTAACAACACTAGAGGCTGCATAAGCCTGTAGCCTTTTCCCTGCACACTTTGCACATTCACGCCCAAGTCTTCAGTGATCCGCTGCACTCTTTTCCAGATCGCAGCACGACTAATACCCAACTTATCCCCTAAGTCACTACCCGAGTGAAAATCGCCATCTGCCAGTAACGCCAATAAATCATACATATCACTCAGACACTCACTTCTACCGATATTGTATTATGTTTCAATTTACACTCGCAGTCGTCATTAATATCAAGCTTATGAAGGCCTAATAGGCTATTTACTGACATCAAGATTCTTACCAGCAACTTAAAACACCTTAGCAAAAGCAATGATCATGCAGGCTTTAGAAGCTAAAAGCTGCCTCTGCAACTTAACGCAGCCCTCCTGCACTCGAGAGGCCTTGCCAACTCACTCGTATTTCTTTGTGCGCGCACCTAGCAACTGAAACACGAAAAGATACAGGCACTTCAAATCGTATGCGATTAACTTACCAATGTGACATCCGCAGGCACAACAATATAAAGGCAGTGTCGATGCTCGGTTTGCACCAAACTCTATTGCACCTGCCACAGGACTGCTACGTAAGTTGATTATTGCATTCACGTTTAAAACCCCAGACCATTTCTGATCTAGAGTGTTGTGTTTTAGCTTGATAATGACCTACTCAGATTCGCGCCATCCTTGGTGCTCAGCCGGCAGGCTGCCCACAAAATTGCAGGAGAACATTTTGAACAGCTTTAGCTGGCTTGCGCAGCAAGTGAGCTACAGGGATGTAGCGAATCACAGATTCCCGACCCGTAGTGACGTACAGCCATCCATGGTGAACGCCCTGCGGGCAGGCTAAAGCCTGTCCAATTTTACTCCCAGTAAAATTGTCACATGGGACGGCCGGCAGTAACAGTAAAGTTCTGTGAACCACAAATAAAAAAACCCCAGACCATTTCTGATCTAGGGTTTTGTGTTTAAGCTTGACAATGACCTACTCTCACATGGGGAAACCCCACACTACCATCGGCGATGCATCGTTTCACTTCTGAGTTCGGGATGGGATCAGGTGGTTCCAATGCTCTATGGTCGTCAAGCAATTCTTTTTGAGGAGCCGTTTCTCACTTTCGTGATCATCGTCTTCTCTAATTAGGCATGCAATAGTATCAGTTTATTTGTGCGCTTTGCGAACTTTCGGTCACAATTCGTCTTCCCAAATTGTTTGGGTGTTATATGGTCAAGCCTCACGGGCAATTAGTATTGGTTAGCTCAATGCCTCACAGCACTTACACACCCAACCTATCAACCTTGTAGTCTTCAAGGGCCCTTCAGGGAGCTTAAAGCTCCAGTGAGATCTCATCTTGAGGCAAGCTTCCCGCTTAGATGCTTTCAGCGGTTATCTCTTCCGAACATAGCTACCCGGCAATGCCACTGGCGTGACAACCGGAACACCAGAGGTTCGTCCACTCCGGTCCTCTCGTACTAGGAGCAGCCCCTCTCAAATCTCAAACGTCCACGACAGATAGGGACCGAACTGTCTCACGACGTTCTAAACCCAGCTCGCGTACCACTTTAAATGGCGAACAGCCATACCCTTGGGACCGGCTTCAGCCCCAGGATGTGATGAGCCGACATCGAGGTGCCAAACACCGCCGTCGATATGAACTCTTGGGCGGTATCAGCCTGTTATCCCCGGAGTACCTTTTATCCGTTGAGCGATGGCCCTTCCATACAGAACCACCGGATCACTAAGACCTACTTTCGTACCTGCTCGACTTGTTGGTCTCGCAGTTAAGCGCGCTTTTGCCTTTATACTCTACGACCGATTTCCGACCGGTCTGAGCGCACCTTCGTACTCCTCCGTTACTCTTTAGGAGGAGACCGCCCCAGTCAAACTACCCACCATACACTGTCCTCGATCCGGATAACGGACCAGAGTTAGAACCTCAAAGTTGCCAGGGTGGTATTTCAAGGTTGGCTCCACTGCAACTAGCGTCGCAGTTTCAAAGCCTCCCACCTATCCTACACAAACAACTTCAAAGTCCAGTGCAAAGCTATAGTAAAGGTTCACGGGGTCTTTCCGTCTTGCCGCGGATACACTGCATCTTCACAGCGATTTCAATTTCACTGAGTCTCGGGTGGAGACAGCGCCGCCATCGTTACGCCATTCGTGCAGGTCGGAACTTACCCGACAAGGAATTTCGCTACCTTAGGACCGTTATAGTTACGGCCGCCGTTTACTGGGGCTTCGATCAAGAGCTTCGCTTACGCTAACCCCATCAATTAACCTTCCAGCACCGGGCAGGCGTCAGACCCTATACGTCCTCTTTCGAGTTTGCAGAGTCCTGTGTTTTTAATAAACAGTCGCAGCGGCCTGGTATCTTCGACTAGCAAAGGCTTACGTAGTAAATACTTCACCCTCACCAGCGCACCTTCTCCCGAAGTTACGGTGCCATTTTGCCTAGTTCCTTCACCCGAGTTCTCTCAAGCGCCTTGGTATTCTCTACCCAACCACCTGTGTCGGTTTGGGGTACGGTTCCTAATTATCTGAAGCTTAGAAGTTTTTCTTGGAAGCATGGCATCAACCACTTCGCATTCTAAAGAACGCTCGTCATCAGCTCTCGGCATTAACAAAATCCCGGATTTTCCTAAGATCTCTGCCTACCACCTTAAACAGGGACAACCAACGCCCTGATGGCCTAGCCTTCTCCGTCTCTCCATCGCAATAATTAGAAGTACAGGAATATTAACCTGTTTCCCATCGACTACACTTTTCAGTCTCGCCTTAGGGGCCGACTCACCCTGCGTCGATTAACGTTGCGCAGGAAACCTTGGTCTTTCGGCGTGAGTGTTTTTCACACTCATTATCGTTACTCATGTCAGCATTCGCACTTGTGATACCTCCAGCAAGCTTCTCAACTCACCTTCAACGGCTTACACAACGCTCCTCTACCACATAGACATTCCCTTAAAACCACTGTTTATTTTACTTTTACTTCCCTCAACGTGAGGGTGTGCTTTGCTCGCCTAACGGCTCGCAAGCGTAAACAATTGAATGATTTTAAGTGGAATGTCTATGTCCGTAGCTTCGGTGTATGGTTTGAGCCCCGTTACATCTTCCGCGCAGGCCGACTCGACTAGTGAGCTATTACGCTTTCTTTAAAAGATGGCTGCTTCTAAGCCAACTTCCTAGCTGTCTAAGCCTTCCCACATCGTTTCCCACTTAACCATAACTTTGGGACCTTAGCTGACGGTCTGGGTTGTTTCCCTTTCCACGACGGACGTTAGCACCCGCCGTGTGTCTCCCGTGCTCGCACTTGCTGGTATTCGGAGTTTGCATTGGGTTGGTAAGTCGGGATGACCCCCTAGCCAAAACAGTGCTCTACCCCAGCAGTGATACACGAGGCGCTACCTAAATAGCTTTCGAGGAGAACCAGCTATCTCCGGGCTTGATTAGCCTTTCACTCCGATCCACAGGTCATCCGCTAGCTTTTCAACGATAGTCGGTTCGGTCCTCCAGTTAGTGTTACCCAACCTTCAACCTGCCCATGGATAGATCGCCCGGTTTCGGGTCTATTCCCAGCGACTGTCGCCCTATTAAGACTCGCTTTCGCTACGCCTCCCCTATTCGGTTAAGCTTGCCACTGAAAATAAGTCGCTGACCCATTATACAAAAGGTACGCAGTCACCCGATCCTCAATAACACTGCTTGTTTAGTGTGTTGACCAACATTTGCAAGCAAATATTGTTACCTAAACAACCCATGTGTGTCATCAAAATTGTGCCACTCAATGTTATTGAGTGATCGGGCTCCCACTGCTTGTACGCATACGGTTTCAGGTTCTATTTCACTCCCCTCTCCGGGGTTCTTTTCGCCTTTCCCTCACGGTACTGGTTCACTATCGGTCAGTCAGTAGTATTTAGCCTTGGAGGATGGTCCCCCCATATTCA comes from Pseudomonas sp. C27(2019) and encodes:
- the nusG gene encoding transcription termination/antitermination protein NusG, giving the protein MAKRWYVVHAYSGYEKQVMRHLLERIKFAEMEDVFGDILVPTEEVVEMRNGQKRKSERKFFPGYVLVQVDMTEAAWHLIKDTPRVLGFIGGTADKPAPITEKEADAILRRVEDSGDKPRPRTLFEPGETVRVNDGPFADFNGVVEEVNYEKSRIQVAVLIFGRSTPVELEFSQVEKI
- the secE gene encoding preprotein translocase subunit SecE, encoding MNAKTESKANRLDSVKWLIVIALVAIGVVGNQYFASESILYRVLGLVALGAVAFFVATKTAKGQALLTLAKESRAEIRKVVWPNRQETTQTTLIVVVVVLIMALLLWGLDTLLGWLVSLIVG
- the tuf gene encoding elongation factor Tu; this translates as MAKEKFERNKPHLNVGTIGHVDHGKTTLTAALTRVCAEVFGGTGTSKGYDQIDNAPEEKARGITINTSHVEYDSPNRHYAHVDCPGHADYVKNMITGAAQMDGAILVCSAADGPMPQTREHILLSRQVGVPYIVVFLNKADMVDDEELLELVEMEVRELLSMYDFPGDDTPIITGSALMALEGRDDNGLGTTAVKTLVETLDSYIPEPVRAVDLPFLLPIEDVFSISGRGTVVTGRVERGIVKVGEEVEIVGIRDTVKTTCTGVEMFRKLLDEGRAGENVGVLLRGTKREDIERGQVLAKPGSIKPHTTFEAEVYVLSKEEGGRHTPFFKGYRPQFYFRTTDVTGSCELPEGIEMVMPGDNVKLDVTLIAPIAMEDGLRFAIREGGRTVGAGVVAKIIA
- a CDS encoding SPOR domain-containing protein, which encodes MRWLFLGLIIINAFYFLWNHQAIGSSEQALQGVRGQKPAYSGQVKLLSEAVDLESKAMQEDFKKSEVMLLGGFSDNYQAQRLQQRLLSLDIDSQVTEIDSKVDIEYWVYLQPLPSRQAAVRQLKELQARKIDGYLITTGELNNGVSLGMFAREDSAQGVAERMSAAGYEPSIKSVERSQRLYWVVIESSARRLVDQALLKQLVEDFAGMQHLFMPYEKLRL
- a CDS encoding type III pantothenate kinase, translating into MILEIDYGNTRLKWRLLDAKSLGCISRGAVIDLQELLPSLQMAGCLEVEFCRACSVRTVKENEQMSSLIQNNYGVEIEYAQSLEYTAGVTNGYLQAKKLGVDRWLAIVAAYTKVKHACVVIDCGTAITVDFISADGSHMGGCIAPGFKMLSTMLWRGTQLPVEADVTVYDDKMLLGNNTQAAVIAGVGAMFRGFIGEQLELAQVALGSSFSVLCTGGDSALVNSVTDAAVLEEDLVFVGLAIVCPYAAKE
- the birA gene encoding bifunctional biotin--[acetyl-CoA-carboxylase] ligase/biotin operon repressor BirA, with product MYDLLALLADGDFHSGSDLGDKLGISRAAIWKRVQRITEDLGVNVQSVQGKGYRLMQPLVLLRQDILQFSFPTLPIFVYESIGSTNDQAKQLLSSCNAPLAVLSEHQTQGKGRRGREWVSPFAQNLYLSFAWPITEGLGQIDGLSLVVGLAVRKAIKRISSIEAQLKWPNDILINERKVAGILLELIGDPVELCHVVIGIGVNLNMFESFGCIDQEWTSLRKEAGENIDRQLFAKIVLEELDSYLEKQKKYGFSSMRAEWLSAHAWQGRNAILQTGNDFVSGVVVGVGDKGEICLVVDGQEVNYLGGELSLRLQHDT